GCGGTGCGCGGCGGGGAGGCCGCCGGGGCGTTCGTGCCGATCGAGAACTCGGTGGAGGGCGCGGTCACCGCGACCAACGACGAACTGGCCGCCGGCACGCCGCTGATGATCTACCGCGAGGTGCTGCTGCCGATCTCCTTCGCGCTGCTGGTGCGCCCCGGCACCGAGCTTTCCGGGATCAAGACGGTGACCAGCCACCCGGTGGCCCAGCCGCAGGTGCGCCGCTGGCTGGCGGCCAACCTGCCGGACGCGACCTGGGAGTCGGCCGCCTCCAACGCCGACGGTGCCCGGCTGGTCGCCGAGGGCCGCTACGACGGGGCGTTCGCGGGCGAGTTCGCGGCGCCGATCTACGGGCTGGACCCGCTGGTCAAGGACATCGCGGACGCCAAGAGCGCGGCCACCCGGTTCGTCCTGGTGGGCCGCCCGGGCCGGGTCTCCTCGCCGACCGGCGCGGACAAGACCTCGATGGTGGTCTGGCTGCCGGACGACCACCCGGGTGCGCTGCTGGAGCTGCTGCAGGAGTTCGCGGTGCGCGGGATCAACCTGATGCGGATCGAGTCCCGCCCGACCGGCGAGGGCCTGGGGAGCTACTGCTTCCTGATCGACTGCGAGGGCCACCTGTCCGAGCGCCGGGTGGGCGAGGCGATGATGGGCCTGAAGCGGATCTGTCCGCAGGTGCGCTTCCTCGGCTCCTATCCGCGCGCCGACCGCCAGGTGTCCACCCACCGGCGGCCGGGGACCTCGGACGAGGATTTCTCCTCGGCGGCGGACTGGCTCTCGCGGGCGCTCGACGGTCGCGGGGAGATCTGAGCCGTACGCGCCTCCCCTGCGGGACAACCTGACGACACCTGTTGTCTTTCTGACCTTTTCCGACCGTTTCGGACCGGGCTGATCAGACGGATGGGATGCCGGGTCGGGTGACCGCACCCGTCGTCCACAGGGCCGCCCGGCGCCGGGGGCCGCTGTCCACAGGCCTCCCCGCTGTCCACAGCCGGAAGTTATCCACAGGCCTGGGGACGAGTCGACAAACCGGTATAGCCATTACCCAGAACTGGTCGGATCATCGGTTTGCGTCGCAGAGATGACTAATCGGACCAGAGTCACCCGGTTGCCAGCAAACCACCCGTGCGAGTGCTTCAATTCCCTCACTCGGGAAGGTCGAATGAGGTTTGAAACCTCAATTCCCTGGTTCGGTCACGCGGAGGGTGATCATCCCCTTCGATCCACAGCCCTGGCCCCGACCCTGTGGATAACCAGCCCCCGGCGGATTCCCCACAGGAGTTATCCACAGGGCGACGGGAGTTATCCCCAGGGAAAAACCGGTACCGGTGGAGGAACTCCCGCCCGGTACGCTTGGGCCTGTGATTGACCTTCGCCTGCTCCGTGAGGACCCTGACCGAGTGCGCGCCTCGCAGCGCGTCCGTGGCGAGGACGTCGACCTGGTCGACGCCCTCCTCTCCGCCGACGAGCGGCGCCGGTCCTCGGGCAGCCGCTTCGACGAACTGCGCAGCGAGCAGCGGGTGCTCGGCAAGCAGGTCGCCCAGGCCAAGGGCGACGAGAAGGCCGCCCTGCTGCAGCGCACCAAGGACCTGGCCGCCGAGGTCAAGGCCGCGGACGCCGAGCAGGGCGCCGCCAAGGAGGAGGCCGACCGCCTGCTCCGCTCGCTGGCGAACCTCATCGACCCGGCCGCCCCGGTCGGCGGCGAGGAGGACTTCGTCACCCTGGAGGAGATCGGCACCCCGCGCGACTTCGCCGCCGAGGGCTTCGAGCCGCGCGACCACGTCGAGCTGGGCCAGATCCTGGGCGCGATCGACACCGAGCGCGGCGCCAAGGTCGCCGGTGCCCGGTCCTACTACCTGACCGGCGTCGGCGCGCTGCTGGAGCTCGCCCTGGTCAACATGGCGATCGCCCAGGCCACCGCGGCCGGCTTCACCCCGATGATCACCCCGACCCTGGTCCGCCCGGCCGCCATGGACGGCACCGGGTTCCTCGGCCAGGCCGCCGAGAACGTGTACCACCTCGCCGAGGACGACCGTTACCTCGTCGGCACCAGCGAGGTCCCGCTCGCGGCGTACCACATGGACGAGATCATCGACGCCGAGAAGCTCCCGCTGCGCTACGCCGGCTACTCGTCCTGCTTCCGCCGCGAGGCCGGCACCTACGGCAAGGACACCCGCGGCATCATCCGCGTCCACCAGTTCGAGAAGGTGGAGATGTTCGTCTACACCACTCCCGAGGACGCCGAGAACGAGCACCGCCGCCTGCTCCAGTGGGAGAAGGACTTCCTCAACGCGCTGGAGCTGCCGTACCGGGTGATCGACGTCGCCTCCGGCGACCTCGGCGCCTCGGCCGCGCGCAAGTTCGACATCGAGGCCTGGATCCCCACCCAGGGCAAGTACCGCGAGGTCACCTCGACCTCCAACACCACCGAGTACCAGGCCCGCCGGCTG
The genomic region above belongs to Streptomyces sp. 1331.2 and contains:
- the pheA gene encoding prephenate dehydratase; the protein is MSATRYTYLGPAGTFTEAALHTLPEAATRELVPLSSVALALDAVRGGEAAGAFVPIENSVEGAVTATNDELAAGTPLMIYREVLLPISFALLVRPGTELSGIKTVTSHPVAQPQVRRWLAANLPDATWESAASNADGARLVAEGRYDGAFAGEFAAPIYGLDPLVKDIADAKSAATRFVLVGRPGRVSSPTGADKTSMVVWLPDDHPGALLELLQEFAVRGINLMRIESRPTGEGLGSYCFLIDCEGHLSERRVGEAMMGLKRICPQVRFLGSYPRADRQVSTHRRPGTSDEDFSSAADWLSRALDGRGEI
- the serS gene encoding serine--tRNA ligase translates to MIDLRLLREDPDRVRASQRVRGEDVDLVDALLSADERRRSSGSRFDELRSEQRVLGKQVAQAKGDEKAALLQRTKDLAAEVKAADAEQGAAKEEADRLLRSLANLIDPAAPVGGEEDFVTLEEIGTPRDFAAEGFEPRDHVELGQILGAIDTERGAKVAGARSYYLTGVGALLELALVNMAIAQATAAGFTPMITPTLVRPAAMDGTGFLGQAAENVYHLAEDDRYLVGTSEVPLAAYHMDEIIDAEKLPLRYAGYSSCFRREAGTYGKDTRGIIRVHQFEKVEMFVYTTPEDAENEHRRLLQWEKDFLNALELPYRVIDVASGDLGASAARKFDIEAWIPTQGKYREVTSTSNTTEYQARRLSIRMREEGKTRPLATLNGTLVAIPRTIVAILENHQQADGSVVVPEALRPFLGGRTVLEPVK